From one bacterium genomic stretch:
- a CDS encoding TM2 domain-containing protein, which produces MGELGVDRFYMGYIGLGILKLLTLGGFGVWWLIDIILIATGKLTDAEGNQLVK; this is translated from the coding sequence TTGGGAGAACTTGGGGTAGATAGGTTTTATATGGGGTATATTGGGTTGGGTATACTTAAACTTTTAACACTTGGCGGTTTCGGTGTATGGTGGCTTATAGATATTATTCTTATAGCTACTGGAAAATTGACAGACGCAGAAGGCAATCAACTTGTTAAATAA